One genomic region from Paracoccus zhejiangensis encodes:
- the groL gene encoding chaperonin GroEL (60 kDa chaperone family; promotes refolding of misfolded polypeptides especially under stressful conditions; forms two stacked rings of heptamers to form a barrel-shaped 14mer; ends can be capped by GroES; misfolded proteins enter the barrel where they are refolded when GroES binds): MSAKDVLFGTEARSRMVKGIDVLADTVRITLGPKGRNVILGRDFGVPRITKDGVTVAQEIELADRFGNMGARLVREVATRTNDEAGDGTTTATVLAQAIVREGMKAVAAGMNPMDLKRGIDKAVKAAVTGIRDMSRPVRDSDEIARVGMISANGDAAIGRQIADAMERVGKEGVITVEDAKGIETTTEVVEGMQFDRGYLSPYFITNAQKMTVELEDCVILLLDSRLSALKPMLSLLEEVLEADKALLIVAEDIEGEALAMLVVNKLRADLKVAAVKTPGFGDGRKAMLEDLAILTGGEVISADLGTRLEDVTMARLGTAKKILVGKDATTLIGGQGDKAAIASRIGQIRGQIEDEASDYEKGKMQERLARLSGSVAVIRVGGATETEVTERKDRIDDALHATRAAVEEGVVPGGGVALLLAGNLLADMKGDNPEQDAGIRIIRRALQAPLRQIAENAGIDGAVVAGKIIEAGRAGFGFDAQAESFVDMFEAGIVDPTKVVRIALEDAASIAGLLITTEVMIAES; encoded by the coding sequence ATGTCTGCGAAAGACGTTCTCTTCGGCACCGAAGCCCGCAGTCGCATGGTGAAAGGGATTGATGTCCTCGCCGATACGGTCAGGATCACCCTCGGCCCGAAGGGGCGCAATGTCATCCTGGGCCGGGACTTCGGGGTTCCGCGGATCACCAAGGACGGCGTGACAGTTGCGCAGGAAATCGAGCTTGCGGACAGGTTCGGGAATATGGGCGCCCGGCTGGTTCGGGAAGTTGCGACCCGCACCAATGACGAGGCGGGAGATGGCACGACGACCGCCACCGTCCTTGCGCAGGCCATCGTCAGGGAAGGCATGAAGGCGGTGGCTGCCGGCATGAACCCGATGGATCTGAAACGCGGCATCGACAAGGCTGTAAAGGCTGCCGTCACGGGCATCAGGGACATGTCGCGGCCAGTTCGCGACAGTGATGAAATCGCGCGGGTCGGAATGATCTCGGCGAATGGCGATGCCGCCATCGGCCGACAGATCGCGGATGCGATGGAGCGGGTCGGCAAGGAAGGTGTCATCACCGTCGAGGACGCAAAAGGCATCGAGACAACGACAGAAGTCGTCGAAGGCATGCAGTTCGATCGCGGCTATCTCAGCCCCTACTTCATCACCAACGCGCAAAAGATGACCGTGGAACTCGAAGACTGCGTCATCCTGCTGCTCGACAGCAGGTTATCGGCGCTCAAGCCAATGCTGTCGTTGCTTGAGGAGGTGCTGGAGGCCGACAAAGCGCTGCTGATCGTTGCGGAAGATATCGAAGGCGAGGCGCTTGCGATGCTGGTCGTCAACAAGCTCCGCGCTGATCTGAAGGTTGCGGCGGTCAAGACCCCCGGCTTCGGCGATGGCCGCAAAGCCATGCTGGAAGATCTCGCCATTCTGACGGGCGGCGAGGTGATCTCGGCCGATCTGGGAACGCGGCTTGAAGATGTGACGATGGCGCGGCTGGGCACGGCGAAGAAAATCCTCGTCGGCAAGGACGCCACGACCTTGATCGGCGGTCAGGGCGACAAGGCCGCAATCGCGTCTCGCATCGGCCAGATCCGCGGGCAGATCGAGGATGAAGCGTCGGATTACGAGAAGGGAAAGATGCAGGAGCGGCTGGCACGCCTTTCGGGCAGCGTTGCCGTGATCCGCGTCGGCGGTGCCACCGAGACAGAGGTGACCGAACGCAAGGACAGGATTGACGATGCGCTCCATGCGACGCGTGCGGCCGTCGAGGAGGGTGTGGTTCCGGGCGGAGGGGTCGCGCTCCTTCTCGCCGGAAATCTGCTGGCCGATATGAAAGGCGACAATCCCGAGCAGGACGCCGGGATCAGGATCATCCGAAGGGCGCTACAGGCGCCTCTGCGCCAGATCGCCGAGAATGCCGGGATCGACGGCGCTGTAGTCGCGGGGAAGATCATCGAGGCAGGTCGCGCTGGCTTCGGCTTCGATGCGCAGGCAGAGAGCTTCGTCGACATGTTCGAGGCCGGTATCGTTGATCCGACGAAGGTGGTGCGGATCGCGCTCGAGGATGCCGCCTCGATTGCGGGCCTTCTGATCACCACCGAGGTCATGATCGCTGAGAGCTGA